Sequence from the Sanguibacter keddieii DSM 10542 genome:
CTCGCCGAGGATCTCCGCGATCGCCGTGCGGTTCTCGGCCGTCGACGTGTCGAGGATGAGCTCGTCCGGCCAGTCAGGGTCCTCGAGGGGGACGCCGTCGACGTGCAGGACCAGCTCGGGGTGGTCGGCCAGCCAGGCCTCGGAGTCGCCGGGCTGGGTCTGGAAGGCGTTGACGTAGCAGAGGTCGTAGCCCGCTCCCGAGGGCGACGCGGTGACGTCGCGGACCACCACTGTGACGCCGGGCGGCGGGTCGTAGGGGCCGCCCAGCTGGTAGTCGACGAGCCCGCCCTCGGGCAGCAGCCGGACCGTCGACGAGGTGCCCGGGTCGCCCGCGCCGTCCGTGGACGGTGTGCTCTCCGCGGCGGGCTGCTGTGCCTCCGGCTCGGACGAGGTGCCGCACCCGGCGAGGAGGAGGGCGCTCGCGGTGCCGGCGGCGACCCACGCCGCGACGGCTCGGCGACGGGCTGCTCGGCGGTGGGGCGTCGTCGTGGCGTCGGTCATGCGCACCAGTATGCGGCGAGTCCGGGGCTCCAGGCGGCAGGGGCGCCCCGGTGCGCCCGGGACACGACGACGGCCGGACCCCGTGGGGTCCGGCCGTCGTCGTGGGCAGCGTCGCTGCCCGGCTCACGTGCTCCGTCAGGCGGCGGGGACCGTGTAGCCGGCCTCGTCGCAGGTGGCGGTGAGGTCGGTCGTGGCAGTCGCGACGGCGGCCGAGTCGACCATGACGTCGGCGGTGCCCGAGGACACCTGGCTGATGACGTCACCGAGCGGGGCGCGCAGCGCCTCGATGTTCGCCGCGAGGTCCGTGGGGGACTTCGCGATCGCGGCGACGAGCTCCTGGCGGATGTCGTTGACCTCCGTCAGGCCGGCCTCGTCGACGACGACGCCGTCGAGAGCTGCGAGGCGGCCCATGGGGCTGTCCGCCTCGCCGTCGAACAGCGCCTCGCACACGGCGAGGGGGTCCTTGGAGACAGCCTGCGCGGTCGCGCCGGACTGTGCCGAGGTCGAGGGCGACGAGCCCTCGGAGGCGGAGTCGTCTCCGCCCGAACACGCAGAAAGCAGAACCAACGAGCACATAACTACAGCAATCCTCTTCATACCGTCATCGTAGCCGCGGTGCGCAACCGGATTTCCGGGACTGCCGGGCCGGTGTCACGACGAATCGGGCGAGAGGGTGCGT
This genomic interval carries:
- a CDS encoding endo alpha-1,4 polygalactosaminidase, which encodes MTDATTTPHRRAARRRAVAAWVAAGTASALLLAGCGTSSEPEAQQPAAESTPSTDGAGDPGTSSTVRLLPEGGLVDYQLGGPYDPPPGVTVVVRDVTASPSGAGYDLCYVNAFQTQPGDSEAWLADHPELVLHVDGVPLEDPDWPDELILDTSTAENRTAIAEILGEQVDTCAAKGFDAVEPDNLDSFTRSAGLLSEDDNLALASLLVERAHAAGLAIAQKNTVELGERGREAGFDLAVAEDCAVYDECGDYTAVYGRQVIEIVYDDAPDFEALLEASCADHGRGDDAISVVGRDRPLSLPGDPGYTFVTC